Proteins encoded together in one Streptobacillus ratti window:
- the gltS gene encoding sodium/glutamate symporter has translation MKYIIEFDMIQTIGIAVIFLILGIKLKKRTPLLQKYCIPNPVIGGIIFSIITLILRYLKIVEFNFDTTLQNFFMIMFFTSIGFNASFKLIKKGGIKLIHFLFVAVLLIFFQNGIALIVGKILNINPLMALMTGSTPMTGGHGTSIAISENIQIDGLKTIAIAAATFGTVIGSLIGPPLGKKLIQKYKLKSNDQVDDIIKEDDKIHELDEERFAKAFFILLLSMSSGTILNIWFKKIGLQLPVYIGPMFIAAIIRNLFDVLYKEIPMKEIQILESISLSLFLSVALISLKLWQLFDLAGPLAILLLAQVITIYVFIRYITFNIMGRNFDAAVISAGHMGFGMGATPNALANMKSINEEFGYSKLAFLVVPIVGALFIDFFNITIITFFIQYFS, from the coding sequence ATGAAATATATAATTGAATTTGATATGATACAAACTATCGGTATTGCTGTAATATTTTTAATTTTAGGTATAAAATTAAAAAAGAGAACACCATTATTACAAAAATACTGTATTCCTAATCCAGTTATTGGTGGAATAATTTTTTCAATAATAACATTAATATTAAGATATTTAAAAATAGTTGAATTTAATTTTGATACTACATTACAAAACTTTTTTATGATAATGTTCTTTACTAGTATTGGATTTAATGCTAGTTTCAAGTTAATTAAAAAAGGTGGAATTAAACTTATACACTTCTTATTTGTTGCAGTTTTATTGATATTTTTTCAAAACGGAATAGCATTAATAGTTGGAAAAATTTTAAATATTAACCCTTTAATGGCATTAATGACTGGTTCAACTCCTATGACAGGGGGACATGGAACTTCTATAGCAATATCTGAAAATATACAAATAGACGGATTAAAAACTATAGCAATTGCTGCTGCAACTTTTGGTACTGTTATAGGTTCATTAATAGGACCACCACTTGGGAAAAAGTTGATACAGAAATATAAGCTTAAATCTAATGACCAAGTAGATGATATAATAAAAGAAGATGATAAAATACATGAACTTGATGAGGAAAGATTTGCAAAAGCATTTTTCATTTTACTTTTATCTATGAGTAGTGGGACAATATTAAATATTTGGTTTAAAAAGATAGGATTACAATTGCCTGTATATATAGGCCCTATGTTTATAGCAGCAATAATTAGAAATTTATTTGATGTATTGTATAAGGAAATTCCTATGAAAGAGATACAAATATTAGAAAGTATATCACTTAGCTTATTCTTGTCTGTCGCTCTAATTTCATTAAAATTATGGCAATTATTTGACCTTGCTGGACCACTTGCTATACTTCTATTAGCTCAAGTTATTACTATATATGTGTTTATAAGATACATTACATTCAATATTATGGGCAGAAACTTTGATGCAGCAGTTATTTCAGCAGGACATATGGGATTTGGTATGGGAGCTACACCTAATGCTTTAGCAAATATGAAATCAATAAATGAAGAATTTGGTTATTCAAAACTTGCATTCTTAGTTGTTCCTATAGTAGGAGCATTATTTATAGATTTTTTCAATATTACTATTATTACCTTTTTCATACAATATTTTAGTTAA
- a CDS encoding UvrD-helicase domain-containing protein: MKKIKTVVKASAGTGKTYRLSLEYIYFLLLDIDFRNILVMTFTKKATAEIKNRIFEFLLTIISKGKNYEELMKNIENNFEYKFKDGDIEKLTDIYKDMLINKNRVRIDTIDGFTSKVFNTCIAEPILEMYNYNILTEDTDTDKTLYTDFVMNLLNNKEFDFKFSSRNIKDIIKEIKTNFLYNKNELLSIEKLEEKYTLNDVINKAKNLFFNDLKIEYNGEEAKMKADTIRILNALEKINSSNMEMEYKNLRSLFNKINTMKNVFNTKEKKKDVVKYLFEKNYELSKKIQDFQLIRYSYESTKKTNELLKNHKIVFDEDFRLKKENKLLDFNDITYYTFKYMFDEKLGLVKNGKVTEYFYELMDGKIEALMVDEFQDTSVLQFKFIKLIMDGAKIVTCVGDEKQSIYEWRGGYKKLFEDLDKSLGEDTIIKTLDTCYRSEKNIISFVNDIFTRIPSYRYDEVKSSKEEKNAGYVETILVEKNNKDEDSIIKKIVEKIKENKDFTNTAVLLRDNNKLEKIAKYLDEENIRYSLMTKSNILDVNSVKTAHKLVKYLVTRNEMNKYEFLRSDIKKYSLNEINDVIQGEIDEDIEYFKDNFDKHNSFNSNNFDFGKEYIERFGYSLNDDSNDILNLNFYFEKMKEFSNIYDFYENIEKNKVFKKSIIEKEGIILSTIHASKGLEYKNVYTYDDSFNDVKIGLKKYVSYDDEYNISGFRMCDYNILNKMIKEINDDDTLNEIEKADLMDNLKQFENAYNEYTTINKGNSDAYLNLNYVAYTRAKENCYIFYGIQGPLIKEEKSVGNRDISDVEIKEKDILDYSKYSNYFTQSNYINVNDEKYTVERIERQKEGSAIHYFFEVYNGNVDIAIDIVKKKYGNLLSDLSFNRVLDLIEKNIKRYKHILESKNIKYSEFKIFDKEDNDKMYIIDLLLIDKEKKKAYIYDFKIGHNVVNNPKYIKQLEGYKRILKNEIIDYEIFIEILPLDE, from the coding sequence ATGAAAAAAATTAAAACAGTAGTAAAAGCTAGTGCTGGTACTGGTAAAACATATAGATTATCTTTAGAGTATATATATTTTCTTTTGCTTGATATAGATTTTAGAAATATTTTAGTAATGACTTTTACAAAAAAGGCTACGGCTGAAATAAAGAATAGAATTTTTGAATTTCTTTTGACAATAATTTCTAAGGGTAAAAATTATGAAGAGTTAATGAAGAATATAGAAAATAATTTTGAGTATAAGTTTAAAGATGGTGATATAGAAAAATTAACTGATATATATAAGGATATGTTGATTAATAAGAATAGGGTTAGAATAGATACTATAGATGGATTTACTTCTAAGGTATTTAATACTTGTATTGCTGAACCTATATTAGAAATGTATAACTATAACATATTAACAGAAGATACAGATACTGATAAAACATTGTATACAGACTTTGTAATGAATTTATTAAATAATAAAGAATTTGATTTTAAGTTTAGTAGTAGAAATATAAAGGATATAATAAAAGAGATTAAAACAAACTTTTTATATAACAAAAATGAATTACTAAGTATAGAAAAACTTGAAGAAAAATATACTTTAAATGATGTTATAAATAAAGCTAAAAATTTATTCTTTAATGATTTAAAAATAGAATATAATGGTGAAGAAGCTAAAATGAAAGCCGATACTATTAGGATATTAAATGCTTTAGAAAAAATTAATTCAAGTAATATGGAAATGGAATATAAAAATCTAAGGTCATTATTTAATAAAATAAATACAATGAAAAATGTATTTAATACTAAAGAGAAAAAAAAGGATGTAGTAAAATATCTATTTGAAAAAAATTATGAATTAAGTAAAAAAATACAAGATTTTCAATTAATTAGATATAGTTATGAAAGTACTAAGAAAACAAATGAGTTATTAAAAAATCATAAGATAGTTTTTGATGAAGATTTTAGATTAAAAAAAGAAAATAAGTTACTAGACTTTAATGATATAACATACTATACCTTTAAATATATGTTTGATGAAAAGTTAGGGTTAGTAAAAAATGGAAAAGTTACAGAATATTTTTATGAATTAATGGACGGTAAAATAGAAGCTTTAATGGTAGATGAGTTTCAAGATACAAGTGTACTTCAGTTTAAGTTTATTAAATTAATAATGGACGGTGCAAAGATTGTTACTTGTGTAGGAGATGAAAAACAGAGTATATATGAATGGCGTGGAGGATATAAGAAATTATTTGAAGATTTAGATAAGTCATTAGGTGAAGATACTATAATAAAAACTTTAGATACCTGCTATAGATCTGAAAAGAATATTATTTCTTTTGTAAATGATATATTTACAAGGATTCCAAGTTATAGATATGATGAAGTTAAATCAAGTAAAGAAGAAAAAAATGCTGGGTATGTTGAAACAATTTTAGTAGAAAAGAATAATAAAGATGAAGATAGTATAATAAAGAAAATAGTTGAAAAAATTAAGGAAAATAAAGATTTTACAAATACAGCTGTATTATTGAGAGATAATAATAAATTAGAGAAAATTGCTAAATATTTAGATGAGGAAAATATTAGATATTCTTTAATGACTAAATCAAATATATTAGATGTTAATTCTGTAAAAACTGCACATAAATTAGTTAAATATTTAGTTACTAGAAATGAGATGAATAAATATGAATTTTTAAGAAGTGATATTAAAAAATATAGTTTAAATGAAATAAATGATGTTATTCAAGGTGAAATAGATGAAGATATTGAATATTTCAAAGATAATTTTGATAAACATAATTCTTTTAATTCAAATAATTTTGATTTTGGTAAGGAATATATAGAAAGATTTGGATATAGTTTAAACGATGATTCTAATGATATATTAAACTTGAATTTTTATTTTGAGAAAATGAAAGAATTTTCAAATATATATGATTTTTATGAGAATATTGAAAAAAATAAAGTATTTAAGAAATCTATTATTGAAAAAGAGGGAATAATATTAAGTACTATTCATGCTTCTAAGGGACTTGAATACAAAAATGTATATACTTATGATGATAGCTTTAATGATGTGAAAATAGGATTAAAAAAATATGTATCCTATGATGATGAGTATAATATAAGTGGATTTAGAATGTGTGATTATAATATTTTAAATAAAATGATTAAAGAAATAAATGATGATGATACATTAAATGAAATTGAAAAAGCTGATTTAATGGATAATTTAAAACAATTTGAGAACGCATATAATGAATACACTACTATAAATAAAGGTAATTCAGATGCTTATTTAAATCTTAACTATGTAGCATATACTAGAGCAAAAGAGAATTGCTATATCTTCTATGGAATTCAAGGACCTTTAATTAAGGAAGAAAAAAGTGTAGGAAATAGAGATATATCTGATGTTGAAATTAAGGAAAAGGATATTTTAGATTACTCAAAATATTCTAATTATTTTACTCAAAGTAATTATATTAATGTTAATGATGAAAAATATACTGTGGAAAGAATAGAAAGACAAAAAGAGGGTAGTGCAATACATTACTTTTTTGAAGTGTATAATGGGAATGTAGATATTGCAATAGATATAGTTAAAAAGAAATATGGTAATTTATTATCTGATTTAAGTTTTAATAGAGTACTTGATTTGATAGAAAAAAACATAAAAAGATATAAACATATATTAGAAAGTAAGAATATAAAGTATTCAGAATTTAAAATTTTTGATAAAGAAGATAATGATAAAATGTATATTATAGATTTATTATTAATAGATAAAGAGAAAAAAAAGGCATATATTTATGATTTTAAAATAGGTCATAATGTTGTTAATAATCCTAAATATATTAAGCAATTAGAGGGATATAAAAGAATTTTGAAAAATGAAATTATTGATTATGAAATATTTATAGAAATACTTCCTCTTGATGAATAA
- a CDS encoding PD-(D/E)XK nuclease family protein yields the protein MMALKFEYKGIDFDLNKNTVDNTLYVFSNFNDKIEIENNDKDIFTTKKYITETEFWEKILLTKKILLKEEKEVVYFFNSLNDELKKKLQINNYFDCIDIAYRYYSFMKEYIEYGIDLDKIEIHGWQKNIINIYLTINDIMLEKSRTEDKIPRYLLPIYSYINIDYFKSFKNIVFINKFSYNLLEKKILEDIDNLSIYLFIDKNDYDEEKNILKNITMPNLKDKKIKIVECSDKYSQTLSIIDNIEFNTFYDMEEKKIDEIKSENVYINQNEIANTFDFSFNKTVAYNIITKIYTAINNEINGRYLILDIYKLYAIKEFRKEFNISENDIDTLFRESKYGNIYIDSNKLKSLSLLDEMKEYKSKEEYLDKLTKIGNIKSDKEYMFNTSFTYFEALSEVNVLDFSFLTNFSSEYLILFTKYLDRKTLHINLSDNNSKILDIKKLSTGAKENLALINVQGNVFVKDRNIFSKVQSSELGLPVSDNLIYENLYNVYRNIAISNNIYISYIKNEDENISEMPFLTELMFNHGLKAEKKEITMSEKAEILNQLLNKSGIKKVDSDVYLTCNDVMYKKDLISDFNKISVTKLLNLINSEIEYYLSDKIEKSDIYNEDIESIEVGNITHSIMELIINKVDKNIKYIKDEILLQYITEAINTVINQKENNILEKYKKYFYITYLNDLPKTILDFFDKLKNILSNENVLNIYSEKEVSFDLEILDRTIKVIGKTDLVIETENKYIIIDFKTGKFKKEKIKVYANQVTIYSYMNEFEDKEKIGYISFIQTFDTLEEINVEKADVDKEKIKDALTQFITGDIFEFGEENKYSNFKEVIKYEKN from the coding sequence ATGATGGCTTTGAAATTTGAATATAAGGGAATAGATTTTGATTTAAATAAAAATACTGTAGATAACACTTTATATGTATTCTCAAATTTTAATGATAAAATTGAAATAGAAAATAATGATAAAGATATATTTACAACCAAAAAATATATAACTGAAACTGAATTTTGGGAAAAAATACTTCTTACTAAAAAGATATTACTTAAAGAAGAAAAAGAAGTTGTATATTTTTTTAATAGTTTAAATGATGAACTTAAAAAGAAATTACAAATTAATAACTATTTTGATTGTATTGATATTGCATATAGATATTATTCTTTTATGAAAGAATATATAGAATATGGAATAGATTTAGATAAAATAGAAATACATGGTTGGCAAAAAAACATAATTAATATATATTTAACTATTAATGATATAATGTTAGAAAAATCAAGAACAGAAGATAAAATTCCTAGATATTTATTACCAATATATTCATATATTAATATTGATTATTTTAAATCTTTTAAGAATATAGTTTTTATTAACAAGTTTTCATATAATCTACTTGAAAAGAAAATACTTGAAGATATAGATAATTTATCTATATATCTTTTTATTGATAAAAATGATTATGATGAAGAGAAAAATATATTAAAAAATATAACTATGCCTAATTTAAAAGATAAGAAAATTAAGATAGTAGAATGTAGTGATAAATATAGTCAAACTTTAAGTATTATTGATAATATAGAATTTAATACTTTTTATGATATGGAAGAAAAGAAAATAGATGAAATTAAATCAGAAAATGTATATATAAATCAAAATGAGATTGCTAATACTTTTGATTTTTCATTTAATAAAACTGTAGCATATAATATAATAACTAAGATATATACAGCTATTAATAATGAAATTAATGGTAGATATTTAATATTAGATATATATAAATTGTACGCTATAAAAGAATTTAGAAAAGAGTTTAATATATCAGAAAATGATATAGATACTTTATTTAGAGAATCAAAGTATGGAAATATATATATTGATAGTAATAAATTAAAAAGTCTAAGCTTATTAGATGAAATGAAAGAATATAAGAGTAAGGAAGAGTATTTAGATAAATTAACAAAGATTGGAAATATTAAATCAGATAAAGAATACATGTTTAATACAAGTTTTACATATTTTGAAGCACTAAGTGAAGTAAATGTGTTAGATTTTTCTTTTTTGACTAATTTTTCAAGTGAATATTTAATATTATTTACAAAATATTTAGATAGAAAAACTTTACATATAAATTTATCTGATAATAATAGTAAGATATTAGATATTAAAAAATTAAGTACAGGAGCTAAAGAAAATTTAGCTTTAATTAATGTTCAAGGTAATGTTTTTGTTAAAGATAGAAATATATTTTCTAAGGTACAAAGTAGTGAATTAGGATTACCTGTATCTGATAATTTAATATATGAGAATTTGTATAATGTATATAGAAATATAGCTATATCAAATAATATATATATAAGTTATATAAAAAATGAAGATGAAAATATTTCTGAAATGCCATTTTTAACTGAATTAATGTTTAATCATGGATTAAAGGCTGAAAAAAAAGAAATTACAATGAGTGAAAAAGCTGAAATATTGAATCAATTATTAAATAAAAGTGGTATAAAAAAAGTTGATAGTGATGTTTATTTAACATGTAATGATGTTATGTATAAGAAAGATTTAATTTCTGATTTTAATAAAATATCTGTTACTAAATTGCTTAATCTTATTAATTCAGAAATAGAATATTACCTTTCAGATAAAATAGAAAAAAGTGATATATATAATGAGGATATAGAAAGTATTGAAGTAGGAAATATTACACATAGTATTATGGAATTAATAATAAATAAAGTAGATAAAAATATAAAATACATTAAAGATGAAATATTATTACAATATATAACAGAAGCTATAAATACTGTAATTAATCAAAAAGAAAATAATATTTTAGAAAAATATAAAAAGTATTTTTATATCACATATTTAAATGATTTACCTAAAACAATATTAGATTTTTTTGATAAATTAAAAAATATATTATCAAATGAAAATGTATTAAATATTTATAGTGAAAAAGAAGTTAGTTTTGATTTAGAAATATTAGATAGAACAATTAAAGTTATAGGTAAAACAGATTTAGTTATAGAAACAGAAAATAAATATATAATAATTGACTTTAAGACAGGTAAATTTAAAAAAGAAAAAATAAAAGTTTATGCAAATCAAGTAACTATATATTCTTATATGAATGAATTTGAAGATAAGGAAAAAATAGGATATATTAGTTTTATTCAAACATTTGACACTTTAGAAGAAATAAATGTTGAAAAGGCAGATGTAGATAAAGAAAAAATAAAAGATGCTCTAACTCAATTTATAACTGGAGATATTTTTGAATTTGGTGAGGAAAATAAATATTCTAATTTTAAGGAGGTAATTAAGTATGAAAAAAATTAA
- the rplT gene encoding 50S ribosomal protein L20 — MPRVKTGIVRRKKHKKVLSEAKGYRGATKTNYKKANEAVKKAMAYATEHRKLKKRTMRELWIIRINAATRAEGLSYSRFMNGLKKLNIELDRKVLAELALNNSSEFKALVEKVKAL, encoded by the coding sequence ATGCCAAGAGTAAAAACAGGAATAGTAAGAAGAAAAAAACATAAAAAAGTATTAAGTGAAGCAAAAGGATATAGAGGAGCTACAAAAACTAATTATAAAAAGGCTAATGAAGCTGTTAAAAAAGCTATGGCTTATGCAACAGAACATAGAAAATTAAAGAAAAGAACAATGAGAGAATTATGGATAATCAGAATTAATGCAGCAACTCGTGCTGAGGGATTATCATATTCAAGATTTATGAATGGATTAAAGAAATTAAATATAGAATTAGATAGAAAAGTTTTAGCAGAACTTGCTTTAAACAATTCTTCAGAATTTAAAGCTTTAGTAGAAAAAGTAAAAGCTTTATAA
- the rpmI gene encoding 50S ribosomal protein L35, whose protein sequence is MPKMKTHKGAKKRIKVTGTGKFVVKHSGKSHILTKKTHKRKKRLGKDQVLDGGMAKKASRLLAGQAGR, encoded by the coding sequence ATGCCAAAGATGAAAACACACAAAGGAGCTAAAAAAAGAATTAAAGTAACAGGAACAGGTAAATTCGTAGTTAAACATTCAGGAAAAAGTCATATATTAACTAAGAAAACTCATAAGAGAAAGAAAAGATTAGGAAAAGACCAAGTATTAGATGGTGGAATGGCTAAAAAAGCATCAAGATTATTAGCAGGACAAGCAGGAAGATAA
- the infC gene encoding translation initiation factor IF-3 — translation MFFIKGTGKTDGSRINDEIRAKEIRLISEEGGQLGVMSFHDAYNIAQEKNLDLVEMSSNNGVSVCKIMDYGKYRYEKIKKDKENKKRQKNTVIKEIRVKPHIDTHDMETKINQIDKFLEKENKVKISLRLSGREKMHSETAIKVLDEFANVFEDKAIVEKKYGREQVQKFIMLSPKK, via the coding sequence GTGTTCTTTATTAAGGGAACTGGAAAAACTGATGGGTCTAGGATCAATGATGAAATTAGAGCTAAAGAAATAAGATTAATTTCAGAGGAAGGTGGACAATTAGGTGTAATGTCTTTCCATGATGCTTATAACATAGCTCAAGAAAAAAATCTTGATTTAGTAGAAATGTCTTCAAATAATGGAGTATCAGTATGTAAAATAATGGATTATGGGAAATATCGTTATGAAAAAATAAAAAAAGATAAAGAAAATAAAAAAAGACAAAAAAATACTGTAATTAAAGAGATAAGAGTTAAACCTCATATTGATACACATGACATGGAAACTAAAATTAATCAAATTGATAAATTTTTAGAAAAAGAAAATAAAGTAAAAATCAGTTTAAGATTATCAGGAAGAGAGAAAATGCACTCAGAAACTGCTATAAAAGTTCTTGATGAATTTGCAAATGTCTTTGAAGATAAAGCTATAGTTGAAAAAAAATATGGTAGAGAGCAAGTTCAAAAATTTATTATGCTTTCACCTAAAAAATAG
- the rpoD gene encoding RNA polymerase sigma factor RpoD: MAAKNIDLKESLSNLIKIAKEEKIISREEINKLMKNNFSQDKIEATFFKLQELNVEIVNKIADKNKSKKEVEKIKREEPEINIDEKEVEALLNEDLTTVSESSDVDEPIKMYLREIGQIPLLKSEEEFELAKRIGEGDERAKQQLMESNLRLVVSIAKKHTNRGLKLLDLIQEGNIGLMKAVEKFESDKGFKFSTYATWWIRQAITRAIADQGRTIRIPVHMIETINKIKKASRIHLQETGKEPTDDYLAEIVEMPVEKVKNILEMNQDPISLETPVGSEDDSELGDFVEDDKFLNPHEATVRSVLKEKLNDILRKELNEREEQVLRLRYGLDDGAPKTLEEVGKIFDVTRERIRQIEVKAINKLKNIKKKKGLEDFRN, translated from the coding sequence ATGGCGGCTAAAAATATAGATTTAAAGGAAAGTTTATCTAATTTAATCAAAATAGCGAAAGAAGAGAAAATTATTAGTAGAGAAGAAATTAATAAATTAATGAAAAATAATTTCTCTCAAGATAAAATAGAAGCTACATTTTTTAAGTTGCAAGAATTAAATGTAGAAATTGTAAATAAAATAGCCGACAAAAATAAATCGAAAAAAGAAGTAGAAAAAATAAAAAGAGAAGAGCCAGAAATAAATATCGATGAAAAAGAAGTCGAAGCCCTATTAAACGAAGATTTAACAACTGTTAGTGAATCATCAGATGTTGATGAACCAATTAAAATGTATTTAAGAGAAATAGGTCAAATACCTTTACTTAAAAGTGAGGAAGAGTTTGAATTAGCAAAACGTATAGGTGAAGGTGATGAAAGAGCCAAACAACAATTAATGGAATCAAATTTAAGATTAGTTGTAAGTATTGCTAAAAAACATACAAATAGAGGTTTAAAATTACTTGATTTAATCCAAGAGGGTAATATAGGATTAATGAAAGCAGTTGAAAAATTTGAATCGGATAAAGGGTTTAAGTTTTCAACATATGCTACATGGTGGATAAGACAAGCTATAACAAGAGCTATAGCTGATCAAGGTAGAACTATAAGAATACCTGTACATATGATAGAAACTATAAATAAGATAAAGAAAGCATCGAGAATACATTTACAAGAAACAGGGAAAGAACCTACTGATGATTATTTAGCTGAAATAGTTGAAATGCCAGTAGAAAAAGTTAAAAATATTTTAGAAATGAATCAAGATCCAATATCATTAGAAACTCCAGTAGGAAGTGAAGATGATTCAGAATTAGGAGATTTTGTTGAAGATGATAAATTCTTAAATCCTCATGAAGCTACAGTAAGATCTGTATTAAAAGAAAAATTAAATGATATACTTAGAAAAGAACTTAATGAAAGAGAAGAACAAGTATTAAGATTAAGATATGGGCTTGATGATGGTGCTCCTAAAACTTTAGAAGAAGTTGGAAAAATATTTGATGTAACAAGAGAAAGAATACGTCAAATAGAAGTTAAGGCTATAAATAAATTGAAAAATATTAAAAAGAAAAAAGGATTAGAAGATTTTAGAAATTAG
- the dnaG gene encoding DNA primase — translation MYKLSEDEEKIINNVDIVDLIGQYVDLNKAGASYKGYSPFKSENTPSFSVHPTKKIFKDFSSGKAGNVIKFYSYIKNISYYEALHELAQKYGISIKKSNSKYIIKDNIGHKILKDALEFFKLNFEKSPEAKEYLINRGFNLNDLNRYDIGYATSDWHSLYYYLKEKYEVEELIKLGLVMVSSTDNDNIYDVFRERIIFPIFNSHQQIVGFGGRYIGDNINIPKYINSTESYVFDKSGELYGLFNKGIEIKEKKYAILMEGFLDVLSSHINTFNSAVASLGTAFTEKQAKLLKKYTDNIIIMYDKDEAGQKATRSVINILNKLEFNIKCASLPDDVKDPDEYFKKYGKDDFFKILGKSVGALDYVFEMNLKDFDFTQTTSKREAIELMKSYFENITNDIVYSVEIEKFSKLIDVETKYILSKYMRNTNKNTNIVKKFVEDSSNEKINKQEELEKLSIVFLLLGKEVDQILYNMLKSFQFQSNKYIELHKKLLSVDYKMYKASSLILTKDEEEFMIETTCGFKNNYTDEDYIRIIKTWLELLIKKYEDSIDILPINEKIDKKIYIGKLLNKLRNIVNINTLEKCYKEIIVLKGD, via the coding sequence ATGTATAAACTGTCTGAAGATGAAGAAAAAATAATTAATAACGTTGATATAGTTGACCTAATAGGGCAATATGTTGATTTAAATAAGGCAGGAGCAAGTTACAAGGGATATTCTCCTTTTAAAAGCGAAAATACTCCATCATTTTCTGTACATCCGACAAAAAAAATTTTTAAGGATTTTAGTTCAGGAAAAGCTGGAAATGTAATAAAGTTTTATTCATATATAAAAAATATTTCTTATTATGAAGCATTACATGAGCTTGCCCAAAAATATGGTATTAGTATAAAAAAAAGTAATTCAAAATATATTATTAAAGATAATATTGGACATAAAATTTTAAAAGATGCACTAGAATTTTTTAAATTAAATTTTGAAAAATCACCAGAAGCTAAAGAATATTTAATTAATAGAGGATTTAATTTAAATGATTTAAATAGATATGATATAGGATATGCTACTAGTGATTGGCATTCACTTTATTATTATTTAAAAGAAAAGTATGAAGTCGAAGAATTAATTAAATTAGGTTTAGTTATGGTAAGTAGTACAGATAATGATAATATTTATGATGTGTTTAGAGAAAGAATAATATTTCCAATATTTAATAGTCATCAACAAATAGTTGGTTTTGGTGGAAGATATATAGGTGATAATATAAATATACCTAAATATATAAATTCTACTGAAAGCTATGTCTTTGATAAAAGTGGTGAATTATATGGATTATTTAATAAAGGTATAGAGATAAAAGAGAAAAAATATGCTATATTAATGGAAGGTTTTTTAGATGTGCTTAGTTCACATATTAATACTTTTAATAGTGCAGTTGCCTCTTTAGGAACAGCCTTTACTGAAAAACAAGCAAAACTATTAAAGAAATATACAGATAATATAATTATAATGTATGATAAAGATGAAGCTGGTCAAAAAGCAACTAGATCAGTAATAAATATATTAAACAAATTAGAGTTTAATATTAAATGTGCTAGTTTACCTGATGATGTAAAAGATCCTGATGAATATTTTAAAAAATATGGCAAAGATGATTTTTTTAAGATATTAGGTAAATCTGTAGGAGCATTAGATTATGTATTTGAAATGAATTTAAAAGATTTTGATTTTACTCAAACTACTTCAAAAAGAGAAGCAATAGAATTGATGAAATCATATTTTGAAAACATAACTAATGATATAGTATATAGTGTTGAAATAGAAAAATTTTCAAAATTAATAGATGTAGAAACTAAATATATTTTATCAAAGTATATGAGAAACACTAATAAAAATACAAATATTGTTAAAAAATTTGTTGAAGATAGTTCTAATGAAAAGATAAATAAACAAGAAGAATTAGAAAAATTAAGTATAGTTTTTTTGTTACTAGGAAAAGAAGTAGATCAAATATTGTATAATATGCTTAAATCTTTTCAATTTCAAAGTAATAAATATATAGAACTACATAAAAAGCTTTTATCTGTAGATTATAAAATGTATAAAGCTTCCTCTCTTATTTTAACTAAAGATGAAGAGGAATTTATGATAGAAACAACATGTGGATTTAAAAATAACTATACAGATGAAGACTATATTAGAATAATTAAAACTTGGTTAGAATTACTGATAAAAAAATATGAAGATTCAATTGATATATTACCTATTAATGAAAAAATTGATAAAAAGATATATATAGGTAAATTATTAAATAAACTTAGAAATATTGTGAATATTAATACTTTGGAGAAATGTTATAAAGAAATAATAGTTTTAAAGGGAGATTGA
- the rpoZ gene encoding DNA-directed RNA polymerase subunit omega — protein sequence MKKEKISVDELLKKVPNKYELAILAGKAARKEFIEGVEKFKIIDNVFEDILEEKVKIIEND from the coding sequence ATGAAAAAGGAAAAAATTTCAGTAGATGAATTATTGAAAAAAGTACCTAATAAATATGAATTAGCTATCTTAGCTGGTAAAGCAGCTAGGAAAGAATTTATAGAGGGTGTAGAAAAATTTAAAATTATAGATAATGTATTTGAAGATATATTAGAGGAAAAAGTTAAAATTATTGAAAATGATTAA